The Methylocystis sp. ATCC 49242 region CGGACGAAGTCGGCAGTTGCCGAAACCAGACCGGAGTGAAAGGCGGGTAAGCCATGATTCAGATGCAGACAAATCTCGACGTCGCCGACAATTCCGGCGCCCGCCGTGTGATGTGCATCAAGGTGCTGGGCGGCTCGAAGCGCAAATACGCTGGCGTCGGCGACATCATCGTCGTGTCGATCAAGGAAGCGATTCCGCGCGGCCGCGTGAAGAAGGGCGACGTGCTCAAGGCCGTCGTCGTTCGCACCTCGAAGGACATCAAGCGTTCGGACGGATCGGTGATCCGCTTCGACTCCAACGCCGCGGTGCTGATCAACAATCAGCAGGAGCCGATCGGCACCCGTATCTTCGGACCGGTGCCGCGCGAACTGCGCGCCAAGAACCACATGAAGATCATCTCGCTCGCGCCGGAGGTGCTGTAATGGCCGCCAAGATCAAGAAGGGCGACAAGGTCGTCGTTCTCGCCGGTCGCGACAAGGGCAAGTCCGGCGAAGTGCTGCGCGTGATCCCCGACGAGGGCCGCGCTGTCGTCGACGGCGTCAACATGGTGAAGCGTCACCAGCGCCAGACCAAGGACCGTGAGGCGGGCATCGTCAACAAGGCGGCTCCGATCGATCTGTCCAACCTCGCGCTCGCCGATCCCAAGGACGGCAAGGCGACCCGCGTGGGCTTCAAGATTCTCGACGACGGCCGCAAGGTCCGCGTCGCCAAGCGTTCCGGAGAATTGATCGATGGCTGAGGAAAAGAAGCCGAAGGCCGCGAAGGCTCCCAAGGCCGCCGCCGAGGGCGCGGAAGCCAAGAAGGCCGCCAAACCCGCCAAGAAGGCTGAAGGGGAAACCTCTTCCGTCGCGCAGGCGAGCGTCGCGGGCTATACGCCCCGCATGAAGAAGCACTATGACGAAGTCGTGCGCGAGGCGCTCACCAAGCAGTTCGGCTACAAGAACGCGCTTGAAGTGCCGGTGATCGAAAAGATCGTGCTGAACATGGGCGTCGGCGAAGCCGTCAACGACACCAAGAAGGTGACGTCGGCCGCCAATGACCTGGGCCTCATTGCCGGCCAGAAGCCGGTCGTGACCCGCGCCCGCAAGGCGATCTCGACCTTCAAGGTCCGCGAGAACATGCCGATTGGCGCGAAGGTCACCTTGCGCAAGACTCGCATGTACGAGTTCCTCGATCGTCTGATCACGGTCGCTCTGCCGCGCGTCCGCGACTTCCGCGGCCTC contains the following coding sequences:
- the rplN gene encoding 50S ribosomal protein L14; this translates as MIQMQTNLDVADNSGARRVMCIKVLGGSKRKYAGVGDIIVVSIKEAIPRGRVKKGDVLKAVVVRTSKDIKRSDGSVIRFDSNAAVLINNQQEPIGTRIFGPVPRELRAKNHMKIISLAPEVL
- the rplX gene encoding 50S ribosomal protein L24, with amino-acid sequence MAAKIKKGDKVVVLAGRDKGKSGEVLRVIPDEGRAVVDGVNMVKRHQRQTKDREAGIVNKAAPIDLSNLALADPKDGKATRVGFKILDDGRKVRVAKRSGELIDG
- the rplE gene encoding 50S ribosomal protein L5, whose translation is MAEEKKPKAAKAPKAAAEGAEAKKAAKPAKKAEGETSSVAQASVAGYTPRMKKHYDEVVREALTKQFGYKNALEVPVIEKIVLNMGVGEAVNDTKKVTSAANDLGLIAGQKPVVTRARKAISTFKVRENMPIGAKVTLRKTRMYEFLDRLITVALPRVRDFRGLNPKSFDGRGNYALGIKEHIVFPEIDYDKAESILGMDVIVCTTAKTDEEARALLKAFNFPFRQ